GATTCTATAATAGTATTATTGTCGGAAGAAAAAACGGATTTTTGGATTCTTAAACTTTATAGCCGGAAAGCTTTAGATTCTGGTTTTTGCTCAAAAATCCCTCTTTAAGCCTGTGGAGTCTTATGCTTCCAGCTGCCCTGGTTTGATGtataattatattttgttttgatTCCAATAGAAGTCTTCGATTCGGTTCATCTATGCTTTTCGCTGCGTCTTAGTCAACGAGCTCCGTTCGAACGGCGTTATTTTCTGAGCTCATGTCTTGAATTCGTCTCATCTGGAGCAGTTAACTTTGAAGATTCGCTTGCATTAATAGCGCTTGGTGGAGATTTCCTTGCTTATCTTCTGAGTCTTTCAGCTTAGGTGAAGTTGGAGAACATGAGAGTTTTCAGCCTTGAAAGCGTGATAGAGGAGTTTGAGACGCTGACGAAGGATGCCGGCCACGTCCAGAGAGAGACCCTTCGAAAGATTCTCGAGCAAAATGGTGATGCAGAGTACTTGCAGAATTTGGGCCTTGGAGGAAGAACTGACCCCGAGAGCTTTAAGGCTTGTGTTCCCTTGGTCACTCATGAAGATTTGGAGCCCTATATTCGAAGGATCGTCGAGGGGGAGGTTACTTCGCCCATTCTCACTGGGAAGCCTATAACATCGATTTCGTTGAGGTATAACTTGGGTGCTTCTTTACTTTGTGCTAACTGCTACTAAGTAGCAATTGCCTGCTAATTGGCAAGCTTGCCTTTTGCTACAGTTCCGGCACCACACAAGGAAAGCCCAAGTTCTTGCCATTCAACGAGGAATTAGTTCAATCCACCATGCAGATCTATAGGACTTCATTTGCTTTTAGAAACCGGTATGGATTTCTTCCACTTCGAAGGCCTGTTTTCTGTATGTACTGTTTTAGAGATTGGCCTGTTGATCCAACTTTAGTGACAACTTGTGATATTTTAACTGTGCGCTTCGTGACTTATTatttttagaattattttttcccCCTAGATTTATCTTCTGTCATACCTGTCTATGTATTGGAAGTTCAGTAGATGTAGCGTTGGGATATTTATATTGTTCTGTTATATTTCCCCTGCCAGTAGTATATGATCTTGCTTTTCTGGCTTTTATATGAAAGATCATTTTGATTTCAACCTGTTTGGGTTTTCatcagattatatatatatatatatatatatatatatatatatatatatatatatatatatatatatatatatatatatatatatatatatatatatatatatatatatatattcaaacaTAGATATTATAATCCATTAACAATCTTGTTGCAGTGAATATCCAATTGGCAATGGAAAAGCTCTTCAATTCATCTACAGCAGCAAGCAGTTCAAAACAAATGGGGGCCTCACCGCTACAACCGCCACAACAAATGTGTACCGGAGTGAACAATTCAAATGCACGATGGAGGATATCCAGTCTCAGTGTTGTAGTCCTGATGAAGTTATATTTAGTCCGGACTTCCACCAGTCGTTGTACTGTCACCTTCTATGTGGACTAATTTACTCAGCTGAAGTGCAGTTTATATCTTCCACGTTTGCCCACAGCATTGTTCATGCATTTCGAATGTTCGAGCTGGTCTGGGAGGATCTTTGTAGTGATATCAGACATGGAGTTCTCTCCAGCAGAATTACTGTCCCATCTATCCGTGCAGCTGTTTGTAAACTTTTAAGTCCAAATCCCACACTGGCAGATTCCATATACAAAAAATGTGTGGGTTTAAGTAGCTGGTATGGTGTGATTCCAGAACTTTGGCCCAATGCCAAATATGTCTATGGCATTATGACAGGATCCATGGAaccatatttgaaaaaattGAGACATTATGCAGGAAGCTTACCACTGATGAGTGCTGATTATGGTTCTTCGGAGGGATGGATCGCTGCAAATGTGAACCCTGGACTGCCTCCAGAATTTGCAACCTTCGCAGTGCTTCCCAACATTGGGTACTTTGAATTTATTCCTCTGGAGAGACCTGAGGGGCAGGAGCTGGAGAATAGCAACTCCGTTCACTATATAGAATCAGAGCCAGTTGGTCTTACAGAAGTTGAGGTTGGCAAAGAGTATGAAACTGTTCTCACCACTTTTGCAGGTATTGCTTTATTTCATTCTGTGCTGCTATAGTAAATTTATTGTTCCTTTTTTCCAGTTGAGCATTATTTGATGAAAAGCGTGGAAACATTGAAAGTAGAGACTGAAATACACAACTTCATCTAAGTCAAGATAGAAGAGAATTTCATACAATGCGATTTGCAATTGGGTGGTTTGAAGCAGCTTTTAGGCTATAAAATTTAGTTCTAGCTATTCAAGGATCTACTTTATTTACTTCAGGCCATCCAAAATGGGATTGGTTTGTCCACCTTGTCTGCAGTACCTCCTGACCTCATTTTGACCATTGTTATACCTATTGAACTGGACTCTGATCCATCAAAAGCACATCCTGAGTAAAGTAGGAAAACAAATATGTGATGGGAGAGTTCTTTTTAGTGACTAAATTGAAAGAGCATAGACAGTTCTCAATTTAAGAAAGCACTATAAGCAACCTTTTGAAAGGCAATATTAATGCTCATGAGAATTTCAATCCGTAGACCATGGTCTTATAATTGTTGAAGCTCAGGGGAGCTGGCTATTCTAGAAAAGAGTCTATCATTTCTTCATCGAAAAGGAGATGTTTATATTGCATTTGGATTTGCCTAATCATTTGTTTATTTATGAGGGAGTTCAGCGGAATAGTATCTTTGGGAGATGAACATTTGCTTGTCCTTTAGCTCCATTATATGCTTGATTATGCTCATGGGGTCTAAATTTTGCGGCCTTCCTCTGATGCATTTGCATGTGTTTGCTGATATTTAAATTCCTGCTAAACAATTAAATTGGCATGTATGTGGCTTCAGAATGTCATATCTACAGTCTGTGTGGTATTGATGAGTGGCTATTATTCGGCTGTAAATATAACAGATATTATAAAAGTTCAGCGTCATATATAGCTCGTAACCTGAAAGTTCAGAACACAGAAAAAAATTGTATTGTACCTAATGTAGGACTGGTCAATCTCATTTCAGAACATTACTTGACTCTTTAGGTAGCACTGATTCTTTAGTAATTATACTGATGATTGATGACATTTTAAAACTTCGAACAGCTCAactttttcatcaaaaacaaaaaagaaaaagaaaacagctCAACTTACCGAACGGTGGCATTTTAACTTTGTAGTTTACTCTACCAAGTTGTTGTATCAACATGACCATCCTCAGCAATTGCAAACCATAAGAtaattaatcattcttttcattcTGATGCTTTTTGGCTTTGATACTCTGATGGATTAACTTCTCTTTTGTCAACTAGCTCTTTTCTATTGTTCAATGTGTTTGAAAGTCAAACAGGGCCCTTTAGATGACAGATTAAAATTAACCAAGTTGCTTGAAATCATGGAGGATCTAGAAAATAGATAATAATTTATTAGACAGTTTCTTAGGTGGAATGTCTTATTTGAGGGTATACTGGCTAATCAGCCTTGGAAACCTACAGATATGGGTTTCAGTCCTTTTCAAGCATTTAGTTTATGATTTTACTAGTTGGCACATCCTTCTCCAATAACCATCAGCCCCTTTTTGCTgtgcaatttcatatattggGTAACTTCTGTATGATTGTTGGATATCTTTCATATACTGTAATATGGCAAACCTACCAGATTTGCTACTTATTTTTCAGTCACCTGACGCTTGCGATGCTAGTGCAACTAGCTTACGTGAAATCAGTCTAAAAGTTATTTCATGTGTATTAAATTGCTGACAATAGCCATGACGATTTGCATCCGATGACAGGTTTATATCGGTACAGGCTGGGGGACGTCGTAAAGGTAGCAGGATTCCATAATTCCACACCTGAGCTGCAATTTATATGCCGAAGAAGCCTACTCCTATCCATCAACATTGACAAAAACACAGAGAGAGACCTGCAGCTGGCTGTGGAAGAGGCAAGCAAACTCTTAGCAGCCGAGAAGCTCGAGATCGTGGATTTTACGAGCCATGTCGATCTCTCCACAGACCCTGGCCACTATGTGATCTTCTGGGAGCTGAGCTCTGACGCCAGCGAGGAGGTTCTGAGCAGCTGCTGCAATTGCTTGGACCTGGCGTTTGTGGATGCAGGCTATGCTAGCTCAAGGAAGGTGCGTGCCATTGGACCACTGGAGCTCCGTGTACTCAGGAAAGGAACGTTCCAGAAGATTCTAGATCATTATCTAGGCCTCGGGGCTGCAGTGAGCCAGTTCAAGACGCCACGCTTCGTGGGCCCATCAAACAGCAACGTCTTGCAGATCCTGTGCAGGAATGTTAGCGAGAGCTATTTCAGTACTGCCTATGGCTGCTAAAAGCTGTGTACTAgtcctagcaaaaaaaaaaaaaaaaaaaagctgtgtACTACGCCCTCCTGTAATCATattactctgtatgccctgttagcttccttgaacctttcaagagCTTGCTGTAAGGGGAAATAATTCCTATGTTAGTTTTCAGGTGTGATTCTGTAAAATTGGAGGGACAATTAATATGTTACTAGGATCTTGGTGCATGTCGAGCTTATAAACGACTCAACGTATGTTTAAAGAAGTTTATAGCTTTAGTAGAGCAGCTATCAGCACTCTCACAATATctcacctaaaaaaaaaaaaagaaacaagggcTGGTTAGAAGGTGTTTTTTGTTTGGATTCCTTGGCATTCCGGCTTAAGTTTTGGCATCCTCATCATGCTATGTGTGATTGATTCAAATAAGTTCATAGTATAGCATCTTTTATTTCATACGGATCATGGGTCaggtttattttgatattattggTCACAATTTAGATTTTCATCCATAAAAACTAGTAGTCGGAAGGAATTATTTGATTTTCTTGATTTTGTGTAAATATTCATGATCAACCTAGAGCAATAGCTAATGTGGGGCTAAATATATATCTATACGGGTCTTTATAAGTATAAAATAGATATTGAAgtcatttttttctaatttgatgATCTTGTTAGCTTTCCAATCTATGAACGAGATGTTCTCTACAATCTACCATCCTCAAATGTGGTCAATGGCTGATGCTTGATACCAGATTATCATGATTGCTTAGGCTATAAGCGGCTGTAGGTGCTtgcaatt
This portion of the Phoenix dactylifera cultivar Barhee BC4 chromosome 11, palm_55x_up_171113_PBpolish2nd_filt_p, whole genome shotgun sequence genome encodes:
- the LOC103708344 gene encoding jasmonoyl--L-amino acid synthetase GH3.5-like, with amino-acid sequence MRVFSLESVIEEFETLTKDAGHVQRETLRKILEQNGDAEYLQNLGLGGRTDPESFKACVPLVTHEDLEPYIRRIVEGEVTSPILTGKPITSISLSSGTTQGKPKFLPFNEELVQSTMQIYRTSFAFRNREYPIGNGKALQFIYSSKQFKTNGGLTATTATTNVYRSEQFKCTMEDIQSQCCSPDEVIFSPDFHQSLYCHLLCGLIYSAEVQFISSTFAHSIVHAFRMFELVWEDLCSDIRHGVLSSRITVPSIRAAVCKLLSPNPTLADSIYKKCVGLSSWYGVIPELWPNAKYVYGIMTGSMEPYLKKLRHYAGSLPLMSADYGSSEGWIAANVNPGLPPEFATFAVLPNIGYFEFIPLERPEGQELENSNSVHYIESEPVGLTEVEVGKEYETVLTTFAGLYRYRLGDVVKVAGFHNSTPELQFICRRSLLLSINIDKNTERDLQLAVEEASKLLAAEKLEIVDFTSHVDLSTDPGHYVIFWELSSDASEEVLSSCCNCLDLAFVDAGYASSRKVRAIGPLELRVLRKGTFQKILDHYLGLGAAVSQFKTPRFVGPSNSNVLQILCRNVSESYFSTAYGC